Within the Nitrosococcus wardiae genome, the region GGCGTATCGCCCAACAACAACTGTCATACTCCACCCCCCCCAAGACTTCAAGGAGCCGATCATCGGCAATTGAATGATACCAACGTCCGACAACACTCCAATTCTTCGTAATCGGATAGCGGCCAGAGATATCAACCTGCTCCAACAACTGCCGACGGAAGCGGTAACCCATATTCAGCAGGCTCCCCCCTTTTCCACGATAACGCAGTTCGGCAGTACCCAAATCAGCCCGCTCCTCATGGGGATCAAAGCGCAACTCACCTCGCAGCAACCACTCCGGCGCCAACCGAGCAGCCATTTCCGCAATGATGGCAGAACTTGAATCAGTCTCTTCAGAGAAGTCAGGCAAGGTGACCTTACGATCACGAAAAAATTGAATCTGGCCGATGGAAGCCCGCAGCAGTTCATCCCCCGTGCTGGACTGTAGCAAACGGGTAGTGACCGCTAGAGTTAGTTGATTGGCATCATTCAGGCGATCCGCTCCCGTGAAACGGTTAGGTTGGAATAGCCGAGCGAAGTAAAAATCCAATGGAGCGCTATCAAAAACCGGAAAATCTTCTTGATTTTCAAAAGGAATATAAAGATAGTAGGCGCGCGGTTCTAAAGTCTGGCGCAAACGGCTGCCCCACAAAGCCAGTGATCGCTCAAAAATAGCGCCCGTATCTATGCTAAAAATGGGCAAGGTACGGCTGAGCGTGTTGTCCGTACCCGGAGGGGTATCATCTAGGAAATAACGGGTATCCCGCACACCAATATTAGGGGTAAAGAAGGTGCCGGGAGTGCGGAAGGGCAAACTCACAGTAGGCCACAAGTCTAAACGTACCCCGTTCGGTAGAGCATCCCGCTGAAAGTTTACCACCTCGCCGTGAAAGTCGAAATCCAACCCCAAAAATTGATCGGGAAAATAACCGTCCACCAACAACTGAGGTAGCCGTTGGTGCGGGCGAGAAAAGCCAGGAATAGTCCTGTCAATGGTTTGAAAACTTTGGAAACGCCCTAGGGCATACCAACCCTCACCTTGGTAGCTAACATCTAGCTGGTTATTAAGGTAGGTAGTACTGGCAATGCTCAGGCTATTACCTAAGTCCTCAAAATAGGTGTCATCAGAAACGAGATTGATATCCAGATTGGTAAACCAACGCGACCAAGGGCTACCGGTATGCTGATAGGAAAAAGCGCCGCGATAATCACCCTTCTTGTCATCGTGGGGCAAAATCGAGCCTAGAATTCTACCATGATTGCGAGGATTAAGATAACGCAACTCCCCTGCCAGCATGGGGCCCCGCTCGGACAAGTAGCGGGGGGTAATAGTTGCATCCCGATCCGGGGCAATGTTCCAATAATAGGGTGTGCTGATATCCACACCCGAGTTACTGGAACTCCCCACGGAGGGCACCAGAAACCCAGATTTGCGCCGATCATCAATGGGAAAGCGCAGAAAGGGGGCATAGAGTATGGGAACATCCCACAGTTTGAGACGGGCATGGCGAGCCCAGCCCACCCCTTCTTCGTGATCCAGGCTCACCTGGCTTGCCTTCAACTGCCAAGCATTA harbors:
- a CDS encoding LPS-assembly protein LptD, translated to MEQKKNTILFVGLFSFLLGLVPMARAQIPQWEKCERFIEPTSEALLDPEPKGPVDVTADQVEVEKEGLSIFSGDVKFRRRGQWLDADEVLYNKPTNTVEAFGDVRYQDAMMDVISDSAKVNLETDVGVAENARYFLRDYHARGVAAEAEREGSVKTELQGATFTTCDIGDNAWQLKASQVSLDHEEGVGWARHARLKLWDVPILYAPFLRFPIDDRRKSGFLVPSVGSSSNSGVDISTPYYWNIAPDRDATITPRYLSERGPMLAGELRYLNPRNHGRILGSILPHDDKKGDYRGAFSYQHTGSPWSRWFTNLDINLVSDDTYFEDLGNSLSIASTTYLNNQLDVSYQGEGWYALGRFQSFQTIDRTIPGFSRPHQRLPQLLVDGYFPDQFLGLDFDFHGEVVNFQRDALPNGVRLDLWPTVSLPFRTPGTFFTPNIGVRDTRYFLDDTPPGTDNTLSRTLPIFSIDTGAIFERSLALWGSRLRQTLEPRAYYLYIPFENQEDFPVFDSAPLDFYFARLFQPNRFTGADRLNDANQLTLAVTTRLLQSSTGDELLRASIGQIQFFRDRKVTLPDFSEETDSSSAIIAEMAARLAPEWLLRGELRFDPHEERADLGTAELRYRGKGGSLLNMGYRFRRQLLEQVDISGRYPITKNWSVVGRWYHSIADDRLLEVLGGVEYDSCCWAIRLVGRSYITNIEGDRNNSVMVQLELKGLGNLGQNVESLLRRTVLGYGEQF